Proteins encoded in a region of the Cupriavidus pauculus genome:
- a CDS encoding flavin-dependent oxidoreductase codes for MSKECEVMIIGGGIGGLTLALALHDAGIDCRVYEAAPELRPLGVGINILPHATRVLGQLGMNDTLGKIGIATKEAAFFNVHGQLIFREPAGVAAGYATPQFSIHRGDLQMALLAAVQERLGKDAVVLDRRCVSAASDDTEATVTFVDAAEQTHVVKATVAVSCEGLHSALRKQFYPNEGAPKYSGINMWRGAVHWDAFLSGATMVRAGALMPGVGKMVIYPIRDNVDAQGRQLVNWVAEIESPQPAQRDWNKAGRLEDFIHAFKDWHFDWLDVTAMMEATTGILQFPMVDQDPLPTWTFGRLTLLGDAAHPMVPRGSNGAGQSILDADVLRNKFVQYGVGPEALLAYDKERVKATTDVVLTNRKAPPDKILNVVHERTQGKPFTTLEGIIDEAELRGITANYKQVAGYTVEGLKAATGNANGA; via the coding sequence ATGTCCAAGGAATGCGAAGTAATGATCATCGGTGGCGGGATCGGCGGCCTGACGCTGGCCCTGGCGCTACATGACGCCGGCATCGACTGCCGTGTCTATGAAGCTGCCCCGGAACTCCGCCCGCTGGGGGTGGGCATCAATATCCTGCCGCACGCGACGCGCGTGCTGGGCCAGCTTGGCATGAACGACACATTGGGCAAGATCGGCATCGCCACGAAGGAAGCCGCGTTCTTCAACGTGCACGGGCAACTGATTTTCCGCGAGCCCGCCGGCGTCGCGGCCGGCTATGCCACGCCGCAATTCTCGATCCATCGCGGCGATCTGCAGATGGCACTGCTTGCGGCCGTGCAGGAGCGTCTCGGCAAGGATGCCGTCGTTCTCGATCGTCGCTGCGTCAGCGCGGCTTCCGACGACACCGAAGCCACCGTCACGTTCGTTGACGCAGCCGAACAGACGCATGTGGTGAAGGCAACGGTCGCGGTGTCGTGCGAAGGCCTGCACTCTGCATTGCGCAAGCAGTTCTACCCTAATGAAGGCGCACCGAAGTACTCCGGTATCAACATGTGGCGAGGGGCCGTGCACTGGGATGCGTTTCTCTCGGGTGCAACGATGGTACGCGCCGGCGCGCTGATGCCCGGCGTCGGCAAGATGGTGATCTACCCGATCCGCGACAACGTGGATGCACAGGGACGCCAGCTGGTGAACTGGGTCGCGGAAATCGAGTCGCCACAACCGGCCCAGCGTGACTGGAACAAGGCGGGCCGCCTCGAAGACTTTATCCACGCCTTCAAGGACTGGCACTTCGACTGGCTCGACGTGACCGCCATGATGGAAGCGACGACTGGCATCCTCCAGTTCCCGATGGTCGATCAGGACCCGCTGCCGACCTGGACGTTCGGCCGCCTCACGCTGCTTGGCGACGCCGCGCACCCCATGGTGCCGCGCGGCTCGAACGGCGCCGGTCAGTCGATTCTCGACGCCGATGTGCTGCGCAACAAGTTCGTGCAATACGGGGTGGGCCCGGAAGCCCTGCTTGCCTACGACAAGGAGCGCGTCAAGGCAACCACCGATGTCGTGCTGACCAACCGCAAGGCGCCGCCCGACAAGATTCTCAATGTCGTGCACGAGCGTACCCAGGGCAAGCCGTTTACCACGCTCGAGGGCATCATCGACGAGGCCGAGCTCCGCGGCATTACCGCGAACTACAAGCAAGTCGCCGGCTATACGGTCGAAGGCCTGAAGGCCGCAACGGGGAACGCAAACGGCGCGTAG
- a CDS encoding MarR family winged helix-turn-helix transcriptional regulator — MNRPIESPTLAADPRLETLYRRPGFLIRRAHQIAMDMFIEACAPVDMTPSQYGVLYILQHIGPLSQIGVARLIGLDRSTAALVVKLLTERGHVMKAPSALDARKVEIAITPAGSQVLKQAAKLANREMKQLLAPFSESEGQMFLSLLEKFVAHHNDTTRVSIVGRSDA, encoded by the coding sequence ATGAATAGACCGATCGAGTCACCAACATTGGCCGCGGATCCCCGCCTGGAGACGCTGTACCGGCGACCCGGCTTTCTGATTCGCCGCGCGCATCAGATCGCGATGGACATGTTCATCGAGGCCTGCGCGCCCGTCGATATGACGCCCAGCCAGTACGGCGTGCTTTACATCCTGCAGCACATCGGGCCGCTGAGCCAGATCGGCGTGGCGCGCCTGATCGGTCTGGACCGGTCCACGGCGGCGCTCGTCGTCAAGCTGCTGACCGAACGCGGGCACGTCATGAAGGCGCCGAGCGCGCTCGATGCGCGCAAGGTGGAGATCGCGATCACGCCGGCGGGCTCGCAGGTGCTCAAGCAGGCGGCAAAGCTCGCCAATCGCGAAATGAAGCAACTGCTGGCGCCGTTCTCGGAGAGCGAAGGGCAGATGTTCCTGTCGCTGCTGGAGAAGTTCGTCGCCCACCATAACGACACCACGCGCGTCAGCATCGTGGGCCGGTCGGACGCCTGA
- a CDS encoding porin produces the protein METKRLAGMACLLLATATSAQAQQGLTLFGLIDNSVQFVDNGGHTVVRMNPGQYLGSRWGMRGTEELGSGYTVSFMLEQGVLTNTGAGTVSGLAFSRQAWIGLTTPNLGGMRFGRQNSPVYIPVSGALDAFNGASIASGMDSFLTIVPRVSNAISYQSPEFGGLRSQLMIGLRDGNDATNDGIGSYHATLEYASGPVRAVAGYQKVENPIGITYPGASAGTTLKALFVGGSYDFGVASVYLGYNGNWQTHTPLNRDVFLASVKYPLGNAAYVALGFAYAHDKSGQGNNAQQAGAMYDYAFSKRTNLYAAAAWIGNKRQATFAMNGATTAGVPVAYPGATVRGLQVGIVHRF, from the coding sequence ATGGAGACAAAACGCCTGGCAGGCATGGCATGCCTGCTGTTGGCAACCGCAACGAGCGCACAGGCCCAGCAGGGCCTGACGCTGTTCGGCCTGATCGACAACAGTGTGCAGTTCGTCGACAACGGCGGCCATACCGTCGTGCGAATGAATCCCGGGCAATACCTGGGTTCGCGCTGGGGCATGCGGGGTACCGAGGAGCTCGGCTCCGGGTACACCGTGAGCTTCATGCTGGAACAGGGGGTCCTGACCAACACCGGTGCCGGCACGGTATCGGGGCTGGCCTTCTCGCGGCAGGCATGGATCGGCCTGACCACGCCCAATCTGGGAGGGATGAGGTTCGGGCGACAGAATTCGCCGGTGTACATCCCGGTGTCCGGTGCGCTGGACGCCTTCAACGGCGCGTCCATCGCGTCGGGCATGGACAGCTTTCTGACGATCGTGCCCCGCGTGAGTAACGCCATCTCCTATCAGAGTCCCGAGTTTGGCGGGCTGCGGTCGCAACTGATGATCGGCCTGCGCGACGGCAACGACGCGACTAACGACGGCATTGGCAGTTATCACGCCACACTCGAGTACGCGAGCGGACCGGTGCGCGCCGTGGCGGGTTACCAGAAGGTGGAGAACCCCATCGGCATCACCTATCCGGGTGCGAGCGCGGGCACCACGCTCAAGGCGCTATTCGTCGGCGGGTCGTACGACTTTGGCGTCGCGTCGGTCTACCTCGGTTACAACGGCAACTGGCAGACCCACACGCCGCTCAATCGCGACGTGTTCCTGGCATCGGTCAAGTATCCCCTCGGCAACGCTGCATACGTCGCGCTGGGCTTCGCGTACGCGCATGACAAATCGGGACAAGGGAACAATGCGCAACAGGCCGGCGCGATGTACGACTATGCATTCTCCAAACGGACCAACCTCTACGCCGCGGCGGCATGGATCGGCAACAAGCGGCAGGCCACGTTCGCGATGAACGGCGCAACCACGGCGGGGGTACCGGTCGCCTATCCCGGCGCCACCGTGCGAGGCCTCCAGGTCGGCATCGTGCACCGCTTCTGA
- a CDS encoding tautomerase family protein: MPIVAVQHLAGAFTREQQVEIMCDIVDAIVRQGGEGIRAATIVTVTEVADGLWSNGGQCLTLSEIERRRAARAASGGGGDAPAQSI, encoded by the coding sequence ATGCCAATCGTGGCGGTTCAGCATCTTGCAGGAGCATTCACTCGCGAGCAGCAGGTCGAGATCATGTGCGACATCGTCGACGCGATCGTGCGGCAGGGCGGCGAGGGGATTCGGGCAGCGACCATCGTGACGGTCACCGAGGTCGCGGACGGCCTGTGGTCGAACGGCGGTCAATGTCTGACGCTTTCCGAGATCGAGCGCCGGCGCGCAGCGCGCGCCGCCAGCGGCGGTGGCGGTGACGCCCCCGCGCAGAGCATCTAG
- a CDS encoding SRPBCC family protein, whose translation MYAISASFDVNPASEAIRLTRAQMWKGLVQKAEYAVPFVPAMEDCVVQERFDDGFIRQITLRNMTVRERITFTPEVQVLFERIESADNGWITNVLSDAEQGLVLTFTFALCFDGVEAGSAEERRKGEEVRESYIAAVGATIAETRRRVAAGEI comes from the coding sequence ATGTACGCGATTTCAGCCAGCTTCGACGTCAACCCTGCCAGCGAGGCGATTCGTCTGACCCGAGCCCAGATGTGGAAAGGCCTCGTGCAGAAGGCCGAGTATGCGGTGCCCTTCGTTCCCGCAATGGAAGACTGTGTAGTGCAGGAACGTTTCGACGACGGTTTCATTCGTCAGATCACGCTGCGCAACATGACCGTGCGCGAGCGCATCACGTTCACGCCGGAAGTGCAGGTGCTGTTCGAGCGCATCGAGTCGGCGGACAACGGCTGGATCACCAACGTGCTGAGCGATGCCGAGCAAGGTCTCGTGCTGACGTTCACCTTCGCGCTGTGCTTCGACGGCGTGGAGGCCGGCTCGGCGGAAGAGCGCCGCAAGGGTGAGGAAGTGCGCGAGAGCTATATCGCCGCCGTCGGCGCAACGATCGCCGAGACGCGCCGCCGCGTCGCGGCAGGCGAGATCTGA
- a CDS encoding fumarylacetoacetate hydrolase family protein, with product MINHASASEPSRPVLVSYEGGRGTRVGILVRQQVFDLAEVSATPRYAEMSEVLGDWSLVKDLLRRFDASATNGTTPLALAEVRLLAPVGTPGAIYGAGANYADHAAEMARVNNTVMSGKRGERSWHFVKSSHSVVGPDAVVKLPEGASSVDWEVELAAVIGRQGKNLSLEEALDYVAAYAVSIDLSARDLSRRVDLPEKSPFRMDWLSHKSFDGACPIGPWLVPAEYVKDPQQLDLALSVNGETKQDSNTNQMIFSLAEQIRDLSARITLWPGDVVLTGTPAGVGSSHGHFLRKGDRVSASVAGLGVLEVSIEA from the coding sequence ATGATCAATCACGCATCCGCCAGCGAGCCCAGCCGTCCGGTCCTCGTTTCATACGAGGGGGGGCGCGGAACGCGGGTCGGCATTCTGGTGCGGCAGCAGGTCTTCGATCTTGCCGAAGTCAGCGCGACGCCCCGCTATGCGGAGATGTCCGAAGTGCTCGGCGACTGGAGCCTCGTGAAGGACCTGCTGCGACGCTTCGACGCCTCGGCCACGAATGGCACCACGCCACTCGCACTGGCCGAAGTGCGCCTGCTCGCGCCGGTCGGCACACCGGGCGCGATCTATGGCGCAGGTGCAAACTATGCCGACCATGCCGCGGAAATGGCGCGAGTCAACAATACCGTGATGTCTGGCAAGCGGGGCGAGCGTTCGTGGCATTTCGTGAAGAGCTCCCATTCGGTGGTCGGCCCCGACGCCGTGGTGAAGCTGCCCGAGGGTGCGTCGTCCGTGGATTGGGAAGTGGAACTGGCGGCGGTCATCGGCAGGCAGGGGAAGAATCTTTCTCTCGAGGAAGCACTGGACTACGTCGCCGCGTATGCCGTCTCGATCGATCTCTCCGCGCGCGATCTGAGCCGCCGCGTGGACCTGCCCGAAAAGTCGCCGTTCCGCATGGACTGGCTGTCGCACAAGAGCTTCGACGGCGCGTGTCCCATCGGGCCCTGGCTGGTGCCGGCGGAGTACGTCAAAGACCCGCAGCAGCTCGACCTCGCGTTGTCGGTCAATGGCGAAACCAAGCAGGACTCCAACACGAACCAGATGATCTTCTCGCTGGCCGAGCAGATCCGTGACCTGTCGGCGCGCATCACGCTGTGGCCCGGCGACGTCGTCCTGACGGGAACGCCCGCGGGCGTCGGCAGCAGCCATGGTCACTTTCTGCGCAAGGGCGACCGCGTGTCTGCCAGCGTGGCGGGGCTTGGCGTCCTGGAAGTCAGTATCGAGGCCTGA
- a CDS encoding zinc-binding dehydrogenase, protein MSKTMNAVMMREFGGPEVLELVNVPRPVPGPDEVLIRVHAVTVNRTLDLAVRAGRYGRPVKLPHVLGADPVGVIEDIGRDVTDRQAGDRVATMPVLRPATATTPPTLLGVSVWGGYAEFVVVPASATQRVPEALDFASAAVIGRHAPMALHLLETKAKVRPGETVLVMGASGGLGMAGVQIAKSLGATVIAGAGSIERVQRAMAAGADYGVDYRAHDLVAEIKAITEGRGVDVVFENIADPELFPKAFASLARGGRLVTAGSHGGGTVPLNVTELYQKQLTIHGSTGLTAGDLVKSLELGATGKIRAEFARSMPLADAALAHRGLEDGDIEGKIVLSPAQ, encoded by the coding sequence ATGAGCAAGACGATGAATGCAGTGATGATGCGCGAGTTCGGCGGTCCGGAAGTGCTCGAACTGGTGAATGTCCCGCGTCCCGTGCCTGGGCCGGACGAAGTCCTGATCCGGGTCCACGCGGTGACGGTCAACCGGACGCTCGACCTGGCCGTGCGCGCGGGCCGCTATGGCCGGCCTGTCAAGCTGCCTCATGTGCTGGGGGCCGATCCGGTGGGCGTGATCGAGGACATCGGGCGTGACGTGACCGATCGCCAGGCGGGCGATCGCGTTGCCACCATGCCGGTGCTGCGTCCCGCCACCGCGACCACGCCGCCCACACTGCTTGGCGTATCGGTGTGGGGTGGCTATGCCGAATTCGTCGTCGTGCCGGCAAGCGCCACACAGCGCGTGCCCGAAGCGCTGGACTTTGCCAGCGCCGCGGTGATCGGCCGTCATGCACCGATGGCGCTCCACCTGCTTGAGACCAAGGCAAAGGTGCGACCTGGCGAGACGGTGCTGGTCATGGGCGCCAGCGGAGGGCTGGGAATGGCGGGCGTGCAGATCGCCAAGTCCCTGGGCGCCACGGTCATCGCGGGTGCCGGTAGCATCGAGCGCGTCCAGCGGGCCATGGCGGCTGGCGCCGATTACGGTGTCGACTATCGGGCCCACGACCTCGTCGCCGAGATCAAGGCCATCACGGAAGGGCGCGGTGTCGACGTGGTGTTCGAGAACATCGCCGATCCGGAACTCTTTCCCAAGGCTTTCGCGTCGCTGGCGCGCGGTGGCCGGCTTGTCACGGCGGGCTCCCACGGCGGCGGCACGGTGCCGTTGAATGTGACCGAGCTTTACCAGAAGCAGCTCACGATCCACGGGTCCACCGGCCTGACCGCCGGCGACCTCGTCAAGTCGCTGGAGCTTGGCGCCACCGGCAAGATCCGGGCGGAGTTCGCACGCTCCATGCCGCTGGCCGATGCGGCGCTCGCGCACAGGGGCTTGGAGGACGGCGACATTGAAGGGAAAATTGTCCTGTCGCCAGCGCAGTGA
- a CDS encoding GntR family transcriptional regulator encodes MKIEELVPAQSARSVPSTAKGRPLSEQAFITLRRRILRGEIPPGTKLRIEVLQQEHSLSSSPLREALNRLVAEGLVTNDDNKGFRAAAMSPADLNDITNFRLLVEPAALAQSIASGDVAWEGRIVAEFHQLERLRARALASGQGPDEEWTERHKMFHMALLSAADSPRLLATCSSLFDQSERYRRFSVMNRKEPRNIDDEHRRMMDAALDRKTELACAILRDHINQTARNVVMIATAEQGRTEA; translated from the coding sequence ATGAAAATCGAAGAGCTAGTTCCCGCCCAGTCAGCCCGATCGGTACCGTCCACCGCGAAAGGCCGGCCGCTATCGGAACAGGCGTTCATCACGCTGCGTCGCCGTATCCTGCGCGGAGAAATCCCGCCGGGAACCAAGCTGCGCATCGAAGTCCTGCAACAGGAACACTCGCTGTCGAGTAGCCCGTTGCGTGAGGCGCTGAACCGGCTGGTGGCCGAAGGGCTCGTGACGAACGACGACAACAAGGGCTTTCGCGCGGCGGCCATGTCGCCCGCGGATCTGAACGACATCACCAACTTCCGGCTGCTGGTGGAGCCCGCCGCGCTGGCGCAGTCCATCGCGAGCGGCGACGTCGCTTGGGAAGGGCGCATCGTCGCGGAGTTTCACCAGCTGGAGCGCTTGCGGGCACGGGCATTGGCCAGCGGTCAGGGCCCCGACGAGGAATGGACCGAGCGGCACAAGATGTTTCATATGGCGCTGCTCTCGGCAGCGGATTCGCCACGGCTGCTGGCGACGTGTTCGAGCCTTTTCGACCAGTCGGAACGGTATCGGCGATTCTCCGTGATGAATCGCAAGGAACCCCGCAACATCGACGACGAGCACCGCCGCATGATGGACGCGGCGCTCGACCGGAAAACAGAACTGGCCTGCGCAATCCTGCGCGACCATATCAATCAGACCGCGCGCAACGTGGTGATGATTGCGACGGCCGAACAAGGCCGCACGGAAGCCTAG
- a CDS encoding MFS transporter — translation MNESSQLAQLAPARDIGAVSASPRAVEEPGRPALFRAYMTLSILILAYIISLVDRQVMALMVGPIKQSLQIDDVQIGLLQGFSFALFYCILGLPLGRVADKSSRRVLIAAGMAFWSAATVACAFAETFGELFLARMCVGIGEAALAPAAYSLLADLFPGKRLVRANALFSMGAMLGGSLALLVGGTALDYASKFAGHALGGQFSAWQLVFIAVGLPGILLTVVLLAAVREPKRLDDSPLPTVREAYGQIWALRRHLTPLYTCAALLSIVMFANLGWLPSHFIRTYHMTPSATGQGLGIALVLGSVAGTFLGPTLTNWLLRKGYADAHMRTVLIASVLILVPLFGPMLETPRGALVAAFFYFLVQNSYFGAITASAQMVTPNRVRAINSGILFLLMNLIGLGGASVVVAWVSVHVFGGQANAIGHAIILVCTLASLASAIVAAATLKRYRAAPLTVVQGASR, via the coding sequence ATGAACGAAAGTTCACAGTTGGCCCAACTCGCGCCCGCGCGCGACATTGGTGCCGTTTCCGCCTCGCCACGGGCCGTGGAGGAGCCGGGCCGGCCCGCGCTGTTTCGGGCCTACATGACGCTTTCCATCCTCATCCTCGCCTACATCATTTCGCTCGTCGACCGGCAGGTGATGGCGCTGATGGTGGGGCCGATCAAGCAATCGCTGCAGATCGACGACGTGCAGATCGGCTTGCTCCAGGGCTTCTCGTTCGCGCTGTTCTACTGCATTCTGGGATTGCCGCTTGGACGCGTGGCTGACAAGAGCAGCCGGCGCGTGTTGATCGCGGCGGGCATGGCGTTCTGGAGCGCGGCCACGGTCGCGTGCGCGTTCGCCGAGACCTTCGGTGAACTGTTCCTGGCGCGTATGTGTGTCGGGATCGGCGAAGCCGCGCTCGCCCCCGCCGCGTACTCGCTGCTCGCCGATCTGTTCCCGGGCAAGCGCCTGGTGCGGGCCAATGCGTTGTTCTCGATGGGGGCCATGCTGGGTGGCAGCCTCGCGCTGCTGGTAGGCGGCACCGCGCTCGACTACGCTTCAAAGTTCGCCGGGCATGCGCTGGGCGGACAGTTCAGTGCGTGGCAGCTGGTGTTCATTGCGGTTGGGCTCCCGGGGATCCTGCTGACCGTCGTGTTGCTCGCTGCCGTGCGTGAACCGAAACGGCTCGACGACAGTCCACTGCCGACCGTGCGCGAGGCGTACGGACAGATCTGGGCGCTGCGCCGCCATCTGACGCCGCTCTATACCTGCGCCGCGCTGCTGTCGATCGTGATGTTCGCCAATCTCGGCTGGCTGCCGAGCCACTTCATCCGCACCTATCACATGACGCCGAGCGCGACGGGGCAGGGGCTTGGCATCGCGCTCGTGCTTGGTTCGGTGGCGGGCACATTCCTTGGACCGACGCTGACCAACTGGCTGCTGCGCAAGGGATATGCGGACGCGCATATGCGCACCGTGCTCATCGCCTCCGTGCTGATCCTCGTGCCGCTGTTCGGGCCCATGCTCGAGACGCCGCGCGGGGCACTGGTAGCCGCGTTCTTCTATTTCCTGGTGCAGAACTCCTACTTCGGTGCCATCACCGCTTCGGCGCAGATGGTGACGCCGAATCGTGTGCGGGCCATCAACTCGGGCATCCTGTTCCTGCTGATGAATCTGATCGGACTGGGCGGTGCCTCCGTCGTGGTCGCGTGGGTATCGGTGCATGTCTTCGGCGGACAGGCCAACGCCATCGGACACGCGATCATCCTCGTCTGCACGCTGGCTTCGCTGGCGTCCGCGATCGTTGCCGCGGCGACGCTGAAGCGCTATCGCGCCGCGCCGCTGACGGTCGTGCAGGGAGCAAGCCGATGA
- a CDS encoding SDR family NAD(P)-dependent oxidoreductase — MTSTAESTLADISYERLAPPARFRLVVVGSHGGIGSELCRAAEAIGVHVYGVDTERAIAARPDHLAGYCSAIDVRSDTSVEDAFARIGREWDGIDGIAYVTGVGERPMPALDHAPAQWDLTMDVNLRGAFLVARCARPLLKDHASVVFVASGLGVSPEPGFAAYSASKAGLISFARTLAKEWAPIRVNCVAPGLVNTAFLAGGTGNDAPSEVDLQQWFGAERARGILDAIPMRRIAVPADVVAPLLFLLGSGSRFITGQTLHVNGGKLSQ; from the coding sequence ATGACATCCACGGCAGAATCCACGCTCGCGGACATTTCCTACGAGCGTCTGGCACCGCCGGCGCGGTTCCGGCTGGTGGTCGTCGGCAGCCACGGCGGCATCGGTTCCGAACTGTGCCGCGCAGCCGAAGCGATCGGTGTGCACGTCTACGGTGTCGATACCGAGCGGGCGATCGCGGCCAGGCCCGATCACCTCGCCGGCTATTGCTCGGCAATCGACGTGCGCAGCGATACATCGGTGGAAGACGCATTTGCGCGGATCGGGCGCGAGTGGGACGGTATCGATGGCATCGCCTATGTGACGGGCGTCGGCGAGCGGCCGATGCCGGCCCTCGATCACGCGCCCGCGCAGTGGGATCTCACGATGGATGTGAATCTGCGTGGGGCGTTTCTCGTCGCGCGATGCGCGCGTCCGCTACTGAAAGACCATGCCTCCGTCGTGTTCGTGGCGTCGGGTCTCGGGGTCTCGCCAGAACCCGGCTTTGCCGCCTATAGCGCGTCGAAAGCGGGACTGATCTCGTTTGCACGCACGCTCGCGAAAGAGTGGGCGCCGATACGCGTGAACTGCGTGGCCCCGGGACTGGTCAACACGGCGTTCCTCGCGGGCGGTACCGGCAACGATGCGCCCAGCGAAGTCGACCTCCAGCAGTGGTTCGGCGCGGAGCGCGCGCGCGGCATCCTCGACGCGATTCCGATGCGGCGTATCGCGGTGCCGGCCGATGTCGTCGCGCCGCTGCTGTTCCTGCTCGGCTCCGGATCCCGTTTCATCACGGGGCAGACGCTGCATGTCAACGGCGGCAAGCTCTCCCAGTAA
- a CDS encoding VOC family protein: protein MSIIKCNELLYIRRSVPDVSKIEAFLVDFGLIPAARQGSSVYLRGTDPVHHCYILEEGPARLLGFAFAAKSEADLHTLAKATGCAVEAIDEPGGGQRVRLQEPNGYAVDIVFGMATPAAIAVARQPVNTGSEPLRRRELLRLPRGKATPLKRIAHVVLGTPRVAETAAWFRDTLGMLPSDEVFRATGEAQIASFLRVDKGDEYVDHHAFLPMRSDDVGLQHVSFESQDIDAVMADHHFLQSLGYEHLWGIGRHLLGSQLFDYWNDPLGYAHEHWADSDRLSASAPTGVWEAKEGMVTQWGEPATERFRHNVKP, encoded by the coding sequence ATGAGCATCATCAAGTGTAATGAGCTGCTGTACATTCGCCGCAGCGTTCCCGACGTCTCGAAAATCGAGGCGTTCCTCGTGGACTTCGGATTGATTCCGGCGGCTCGCCAGGGTTCGAGCGTCTATCTGCGCGGCACGGACCCCGTCCATCACTGCTACATCCTCGAGGAAGGGCCCGCGCGACTGCTGGGGTTTGCCTTCGCGGCGAAGAGCGAGGCCGATCTCCATACGCTGGCCAAGGCGACCGGTTGTGCCGTCGAGGCCATCGACGAGCCCGGTGGCGGCCAGCGCGTGCGTCTGCAAGAGCCCAATGGCTATGCGGTGGACATCGTGTTCGGCATGGCGACACCGGCAGCCATCGCGGTAGCGCGTCAGCCCGTCAACACCGGCAGCGAGCCGCTCCGGCGCAGGGAGCTGCTGCGCTTGCCGCGGGGCAAGGCCACGCCGTTGAAGCGCATTGCGCACGTCGTGCTGGGCACGCCGAGGGTCGCCGAGACCGCGGCCTGGTTCCGCGACACCCTTGGCATGCTACCGTCCGACGAAGTGTTCCGCGCCACCGGCGAGGCGCAGATTGCGTCGTTCCTGCGTGTGGACAAGGGAGACGAATATGTAGACCACCACGCGTTTCTGCCCATGCGCTCGGACGACGTCGGCCTGCAGCACGTCTCGTTCGAATCGCAGGATATCGACGCGGTGATGGCGGACCACCACTTCCTGCAGTCGCTCGGCTACGAACATCTATGGGGGATTGGCCGCCATCTGCTGGGCAGCCAGTTGTTCGACTACTGGAACGATCCGCTGGGGTATGCGCACGAGCACTGGGCGGACTCGGACCGGCTGTCGGCGAGCGCGCCGACCGGCGTCTGGGAAGCGAAGGAGGGGATGGTGACGCAATGGGGCGAACCCGCGACCGAACGGTTCCGCCATAACGTCAAGCCCTAA
- a CDS encoding LysR family transcriptional regulator yields the protein MDDYLNDMALFVEVVKAKGFRKAAETVRMPNSTLSRRITILEKAIGLRLLHRTTRKLELTEAGQIYFARCKRIVDEARLAHEHLGEMLAQPSGLLRASMSVDFSQTYLAPLIAEFSRLYPAISFDFDLTPRRVDMVSDPFDVAIRMGESGDSQLIARPITTLIPELFASPDYLKKHGEPTRPEDLSSHQCLTMLRASTWTLTDGGNSITVPVGGRFTLNNVGLLRRFATLDLGIAMTSKGVMADEVASGKLRRILPDWHGLPQTVYAITETRLLPAKTQRFIDFLRERLA from the coding sequence ATGGATGACTACCTAAACGACATGGCTCTCTTCGTGGAGGTCGTCAAAGCCAAGGGATTTCGGAAAGCTGCAGAGACGGTACGGATGCCCAATTCGACGCTATCGCGCCGGATCACCATCCTCGAGAAAGCCATTGGCCTGCGCCTGCTCCACCGCACCACGCGCAAGCTGGAACTCACCGAAGCGGGTCAGATCTACTTTGCGCGCTGCAAGCGCATCGTCGACGAAGCGCGACTGGCCCACGAACATCTGGGCGAGATGCTGGCGCAGCCCAGTGGCCTGCTGCGCGCCTCCATGTCGGTGGACTTCTCCCAGACCTATCTGGCACCGCTGATCGCGGAGTTCTCGCGGCTTTATCCCGCCATTTCGTTCGACTTCGACTTGACGCCGCGTCGGGTGGATATGGTCAGCGACCCTTTCGATGTGGCAATCCGCATGGGCGAGTCCGGCGACTCGCAACTGATTGCACGCCCCATCACGACGCTGATCCCCGAACTGTTCGCCTCGCCAGACTACCTGAAGAAGCATGGGGAGCCGACCAGGCCCGAAGACCTCAGCTCCCATCAATGCCTCACGATGTTACGGGCTTCCACCTGGACGCTCACCGACGGCGGAAACAGCATCACCGTGCCCGTGGGCGGCCGGTTCACGCTCAACAATGTCGGCTTGCTGCGGCGCTTCGCGACACTGGACCTGGGCATCGCGATGACGTCGAAGGGCGTGATGGCGGACGAGGTCGCAAGCGGCAAGCTGCGGAGAATTCTGCCGGATTGGCACGGGCTGCCACAGACGGTGTACGCGATCACCGAGACACGCCTGCTTCCCGCGAAAACTCAGCGTTTCATCGACTTTCTGCGGGAACGGCTGGCGTAG